The Bacteroidetes Order II. bacterium genome contains the following window.
ATGCCCAAACAAGTTGGGCATGGCGGGCTTCTAAGTGCCGAGTACGTCATGGTCGCGAAAACGGGAATCTATTTAGCCTACTTAACGTGTCTGGGTGCTGCCGAGTCCTAAACGTTGGGTGGTGTTACCCTTTGGTGTAGCAGAGTTCCCCGAAGGCGTTATTTTGAAATTGTGGAAAACACCAAAATATACAACTTTAACCAGAAAACTAAAACGTTAAGATGTTAGTTCACAGTCACATTAATCGTCAGGGTATAAGTTCCTGGAGGCAGGTCGCCCAAGGTCCAAAGTCCAGTAGCGTTGTTATAGGAGCCTGTGGCGGTGGTGGCGCTCACAAAAGTAAGACTGGGCGGAATCACATCTCGGACGACCACGCCATTGGCGGTTCCAGGTCCCTTGTTCACCAAGGTAAGCGTAAAGGTAAGGGCCTCACCCGGACGGACAATTGGGCTGCTGGCGGTTTTGGTCAGTTCAAGATCGGCTTGTGGTGTTATGTTGGAGCAGGTGGGTGGGGCCGTGACGGTGACGGGCGTGTTTGTGCAGGTTGCCGTTGTGTTGTCTGTTAATGTGAGCGTAAGATTCCCACCGGAGATCGGGAAGGCAGGGCTTGCCGCGCTTGGTGTCGTCCCATAGGTCAAAGACGGGAAAAGTGTAGCGGTTGGGGCAGGGCTGATCTTGTCCACCTTGTAATTAGCCCCAACGCCGGTTCCTGCCGCCGAGATCGTGAAGGTAAAGGTGTCATCTGCCGGATCGCTCGGTGTGCCGTTGTCACTACAGGTGGGGGTAACGGTGGGCGTGTTGATGGAACAACTGGTGCAATTCGAAGAAACGTCTGCGGTGTCTTCGTTGTTGCTGGCATCAGGATCTGTTGCACTGCTGGCAATAATGGTTGCCACGTTGGTAATGGTGGTACAAGTGGGGCCACTTGAGCAATATCCGGGGTCATTAATCGTGGCGGTCGTTGTACAAGGAGAAGTGGCCGTATCTGTAAGGGTTAAGGTATAGGTATTTCCATTGCCTGCCGAGCCGTTTTGTAACCGAAAAGTGCTGGAACTACCAAAGTTACCGGAAGTGGGGGTCAGGGTGCCACCATTGCTCACGGTCACTTGGAATGTTGGCGCAACACCCGTGCCTGTGGCTATTATCGAGAAGGTGCGATAATCGTCGCTTTGGTCGCCAATCGTTCCATTGTTGTTGCAAGTAGAAATAATGGTTGTAGTTGGTAAAACAATGTCACAAGAAGCCGAGACATTGGGGGGTAATGGTCGGTTATTTACTTCATTAATAAAGTCATTTAGCGTTGCTGGCATCGGATTTCCTGCAACATAAAACGTAAAATATTGCCAATCGGGGGTAACAAATTTGTGTCTTGGAATCCCAAGCGAGGTGATAAACTGCCCAGTGGAAGTGACCGTAGGGTAGGCATCAATGCCCGTTGCAGCCAGTACCTTCACGTTGGTCAGGTCAACACTATGGTTTACATTGTGAATAACCCTCACTTCTGCACGAGCGAAAACCGCAGTAGCCGTGAGAGGCATTTCGGCCCTTGGCCATCGGTCGTTCCACCAATGAAAGGTGTAATTCGGAATCATTTCAACACTAATTCCACCTCCGTTCGCTGATTCATCGCGTATCCCTGTTGGACTGATATTCGCCGTAAAGTCTTCCAAAAAATAGGTTCCGCCGATATTATTGGGGGTAGATAGGATCAGTTCCCATTGGTTGTTACGGTAGGCATAATATGCGAGGTTTCGTATTTGGACCCGAAAGTCTGTTTCGGGAGAGCCTCCTTGCTGCACATAAACCTGGCCCCACATGGTGGTTCCTAAATAAGTACCACTCTGCACGCCTGAAATCCATGCGCCAGGACGTGCCCCATCGGCCCAGTCATAAGAGAGTGGCACGCCATTCAAGGGGGCTTCATGTTTCCCCCAAGGTGCCCCAAACGCACCACTCCTGTATATAGGCCCAACCATGTCATAGAGTATGGTATTCAGGGATTGTCCTAAAAGCGAGGGTGGGCCTATAAACAATATTAAATAAAATATCCTTTTAGAGATAACTAAATAAATCATTTTAAAATATTTAATTAAAGTATTATAGATAAGGATTTAAATTTAATAAAGTGTAGTGAAATGATTTTAAATTTTAAGTCATATTATTCAATAGCAAAATGATTAAAAATATTTTTATGAGATGAAATTTGATCTTTACTCCTCAGGAAAAGCACCCTGTAACGGAAGGTAACAAGGTGCTTTTCGGAGGGATCAGCGGAAGGGTTTTTAGTTTACGGTCACGTTAATCGTGAGGGTATAGGTTCCTGGTGCGATATTACCAACCGTCCACAGCCCGGTGGTATTGTTGTATGTACCTGTGGAAGTGGTTGCACTTACAAACGTAAGTCCTGACGGCAATAGATCTCGGACGACCACGCCATTGGCAGTCCCCGGACCTTTATTGACTAATGTAAGGGTGTATGAGAACGCATCTCCTGGCCGAACAACGGAACTACTAGAGGTTTTTCTCAACTCAAGATCGGCTTGCGGGACGACCCCTGAACAAGTAGGGGGCGCCGTGACGGTCACCGGTGTGCGGGTACAGGTGGAAGTGGTGTTGTCGGTTAGGGTGAGCGTTAGGTTCCCTCCCGAAATCGGGAAGGCCGTACTGGCGGCACTGGTGCTTCCATAGTTCACGCTGGCAAAAACAGTGGAGGTGGGTATTGGGGTGACTTTGTCAACTTTATAGCTGGCTCCGGTATTATTCCCGGTTGTACTAATGGTAAAGGTAAACGTGTCGTCTGCCGGATCGCTGGGGGTGCCATTGTCACTACAGGTGGGGGTGACAGTGGGCGCATTGATGGCACAAACAGGGCTGGCTGATAGTGGGTTGGTGACGGTCACACTCACGGTGGCGCCTGAAGTAATGGTTTGGACGCCGCTGGGCGAAATTGTAGGGGCACCATAGCTATACCCCGATGGTGGTGCAGGTTGTGTAGGCTCGGTCACGGTACAGGTTGTGCCAGTGGGAATATTCGCGATGGTTTGGCTGCCCCCGTTTACAAGGGTGAGGGTTTGGTCAAAGCTATTGTCGGAGCAATCCACCAAAATCGAAAAGTTCGGACTGACAAAGCCGCCGGGTGCACCTGTCACGGTTTTTTGAACCGTAAGAGAACCTGTTCCTGGCGTGGAACAGGTTCCCGGATCACTGACCGAAGCGGTTTGGTTACAACTGCTCGTTGTGGCATCGGTGAGGGTGAGGGTATAAGTGGTGCCATTGCCCGCCGAGCCATTTTGCAGACGGAAATTGGTGGCACTGCCATACGAACCGGAAGTGGGAGTGAGTGTTCCGCCGCTATTGACGCTTGCATTATAGGTTGTGGCCACACCAGTTCCAGATGCCGTCACCGAGAACGTGCGGTAGTCGTCGCTGGCATCCGCGGCAGTGCCATTGTTGTTACACACGGGCGTGACTGTGAAGGTGTTGATGCTACACGCAACAGCACTATACCCCACATCAAAGCTATGGTTATTGGCGCCGGAAACCGGAATATCGGTCGCTAAAACGGTCACTTCTCCGTTGGCCGGGGCGTTGGAGTCAATGAGGCGGTTGCTGCCTGCGGCGGCAGTGGTGAGGTTATAAGTTGTTGCGGCAACAGTGGTGGTGGTCGGGAACCGCACCGTATAGGCCATATTGGGCATAAGTTGCGTAAGGCCATATTTGATGCTGGCGGTGTCGGTTCCGGTGGCGCTGGAAAAGTAATAGTTCCCGTTGGCATCGGTGGTGGCGGTAGAAATCACCGTACCACTTTTCACCAGTTCCACCGTCACACCGGAAATGCCTGTCTCGCCTGCGTCTTGGATGCCGTCGTTGTCGGTGTCTAACCATACACGGTTGCCAATTTCGATGGGGGCGGGTAAGCTCATTAACTCCAAGTCTCCAAGCCCTCCTGCTTTGTCCATACAAGCCTCTGTACTCAGATTGCAACTATCCCACCAAAGCTCGTTGGCTCGTTCTTGTTGACCATTGGTGTTATTAAACGCCACATATCCATTAGAGGTAAAACTTACTGGATTCAAGGCCGTGGTGACAACCTCATCTCGATCACCAAATCGGTGGCTTGTCACGCCGCCCAGTGTCATTTCGGCATGAGAATATGGGTTTCCCGTTAAAGGCGTGCCCCATCTTGATTGATCTTGATACAAGTCGTTTTGAAAGTAGCTACCTGTCGCCATACTAAGTGAACAGGTAGCGTCTTTGGTAATCTTAAGGATATCTCCATTGGCATAATACTTGGTATGAGGCCCACTACCACTTAGGTTATATTGTCCGCCCCCTGTCTGAAAACCGTTTCGGTCTGTTAATCCAAGTAAAAAATTACCATTATTGTCGAATTCAATATCCGTAAACATGGGGTGGTTTTCGGTTGTTACAAACTCATTTTTCCAAGGCCGCCAACGGGCGCTATGCGTGACGGTGGGCGTTGCTCCTGTCCCTCGAATAGCATCATTATCTCTATACGCCATACTTTGAGTATATACCACGGTAGGAGTTGCTGGCGTATTGGTTGTTCCAAGATCAAAAGCCAATAGGTGCAAGCTCATGGTTGCACTGGTACCAATTTCATTGTTGGTGGCATCTTGCCCACTACACATGACTCCCGTATAGAGTTTACCTTTAAAGACCTTGAGGCCAAATGGCCGGTATTCTCCTGCATTGGCAACGCCTGTGCAAGGATCGGGAATCGTGTAAGAAGAAATCTGCGCAGCAGTTGGGGGTTGGGGGGTAATGGGGTTTTGGAGGTCTATTCGGTACAACTTCCGATCGAACAAATTGGTGATAAATAAAAATTGCCCGTTTTCACTAATGTCCAAATCGCCTAAAGAAGTTTTACCGACTTGGTCGTAGGCATCGGCATCGGTACTGGGGCTAAAAAGCGGTTGAGCAACTAAATTGCGAGCGGTATTGCTTTTAATATTATATGCGCCCGAAGCGGCATGGGTTGAAAAGCCCAAAGCATCTAAGTCTGCAAATATCAAATTGCCGGTTAGATTTGGTGAGGCTGGGTTGATTATATAAATCGCGCCTGGCCCACCCGGCCCCATTCCTGCATGACGACGAAGAAAAGCAGATACAAAAAGGCGCTCCGCATGTTTGCTATACGCATTGCCCCACAAGGTCCCCACTTGCCCAGCCAAGGCCAGCGTTGTATGTCCCACTTGTCGCTGCGGAATCGAGGCTGCCCCTCCTTGCGCAAAACTGGTAATGACCAATCCATTTTCAAAGTATCCAGTTGAGGTTACAGCCGATTTGTTTGCCGTATAACTTGCATCTCCTGATGGCGCCGCTGGAGTAGGTGTTGGATTACCTGCGCGATGGATCACATTGTATAAATCAGGTACAAAGGTTGCCTCTCCGCCATACTCTCCTGGATAAAACAGCGCGAAGTTTGCCGTGCGTGTACCTGCCGATGTATTGGCCAAAAACTGCACCGATGTACCATGTGCTCCACCACCGAGGGCCGCATAGTCTATGCCATCATCCGCAAAACAAGTCCCGGTGGGTATGGTAAATTCCACCCGCACGGCCCCTGTACAACCCGAAAGGCTGTAGTTGGGCGCACTCGCCGCCGTTGTCGTTTGGGTGGTGCCACATTGGCTGCCTGCGGTATCATAGGCTTTTACCTCAACCCCCGCCACCAATGGCTCGGCGCTTTCTTTTGTGCCATTGCCGTTAAAATCACGAAACACCGTTCCCGTGATTTGTCCGAACGCAATCTCATTATATATAAACAAGAAGGCGATGACAGCCCACAACTGTTTTTTTGAAACAATGTGTTTAATTCTTTTCATACGTATTGCTGATTTTAACCAAAGACAAAACCAAAGCCACATAGGGCTTGATATATAGTCCTGGAGACAACAAACAATATGCCTTACGGCGCGACGTATTTAACTGCTTCATCAATATTACCTTTATAACCTCTAAATATGACACCTGCAAAATATTTAGTTTAAAAATTTAAAATTTAATACTTTATGGAAATGATGCCTGAATTTGAATTTGCAATGTGTCATCTTATTTTACAAAAAAGTTATGGCTAATACAGTTGTATGAAATATCCCAATCCTGATCCCAATTTACAGGGAGATTTGACCCTGCTGCTAAAAGAGTTGAACCAAGGCAACCTCCAAGCCTGGGAGGAATTATTACGAAGAACCTACCCTCAATTGTGCTTATTGTCTTCCGACCTGCGATCTAAGTTTGAGAAAGGACCCAATGACACCCTCAATACCAAAGCATTGGTACACGAGACGTTTCTAAGTTTGTTTTATAGCCAGCAAATTGAATGGAAAAATCGCCTCCATTTTTATATGACTGCTGCAAAAGCCATGCGATACGTTTTACTTAACCATCAACGAGGGAAAAATCGGTATAAACGTGGAGGCGACGCCGAGCATGTGCCCTTTGACGAAACAGACTTTACTCCGCAAATGGATGGCAGAACTGAAAAATTAATAGAAGCCTTGGAACTACTTTCAGAAACACATCCTCGCGGGTATCAAGTCGTTCATCTTCGCTTTTTTCTAAAAATGAAAGAATCCGAGATCGCTGAACTATTAGGACTATCTTCCCGAACCATTATACGGGATTGGCTCCTTGCAAAAGCACTACTGGCCAAATATCTGACAGAATGAAGATCCACCGTTGTACTGAATAGAAAAGATTCATATGATTTCCGTAACACAGACCTTAGGACAATTAGGGCCTTATTTAGAGCAGTTGGTAGCGGCTCCTCCCGACGAACGTTCGCAAATATTGGTTAGATTTGGCCAAGAAAATCCGGAATTGAAAGACACGCTCTCCGCTCTTCTGGAAGCATTTTTGGCACATGGTGACAAGGTAGATGCACTATTTGCACATTTTGAAGACGGAAAGCCCGAAAAAGAAACCGCTACATCAGGCGGATCTTT
Protein-coding sequences here:
- a CDS encoding DUF11 domain-containing protein, with product MKRIKHIVSKKQLWAVIAFLFIYNEIAFGQITGTVFRDFNGNGTKESAEPLVAGVEVKAYDTAGSQCGTTQTTTAASAPNYSLSGCTGAVRVEFTIPTGTCFADDGIDYAALGGGAHGTSVQFLANTSAGTRTANFALFYPGEYGGEATFVPDLYNVIHRAGNPTPTPAAPSGDASYTANKSAVTSTGYFENGLVITSFAQGGAASIPQRQVGHTTLALAGQVGTLWGNAYSKHAERLFVSAFLRRHAGMGPGGPGAIYIINPASPNLTGNLIFADLDALGFSTHAASGAYNIKSNTARNLVAQPLFSPSTDADAYDQVGKTSLGDLDISENGQFLFITNLFDRKLYRIDLQNPITPQPPTAAQISSYTIPDPCTGVANAGEYRPFGLKVFKGKLYTGVMCSGQDATNNEIGTSATMSLHLLAFDLGTTNTPATPTVVYTQSMAYRDNDAIRGTGATPTVTHSARWRPWKNEFVTTENHPMFTDIEFDNNGNFLLGLTDRNGFQTGGGQYNLSGSGPHTKYYANGDILKITKDATCSLSMATGSYFQNDLYQDQSRWGTPLTGNPYSHAEMTLGGVTSHRFGDRDEVVTTALNPVSFTSNGYVAFNNTNGQQERANELWWDSCNLSTEACMDKAGGLGDLELMSLPAPIEIGNRVWLDTDNDGIQDAGETGISGVTVELVKSGTVISTATTDANGNYYFSSATGTDTASIKYGLTQLMPNMAYTVRFPTTTTVAATTYNLTTAAAGSNRLIDSNAPANGEVTVLATDIPVSGANNHSFDVGYSAVACSINTFTVTPVCNNNGTAADASDDYRTFSVTASGTGVATTYNASVNSGGTLTPTSGSYGSATNFRLQNGSAGNGTTYTLTLTDATTSSCNQTASVSDPGTCSTPGTGSLTVQKTVTGAPGGFVSPNFSILVDCSDNSFDQTLTLVNGGSQTIANIPTGTTCTVTEPTQPAPPSGYSYGAPTISPSGVQTITSGATVSVTVTNPLSASPVCAINAPTVTPTCSDNGTPSDPADDTFTFTISTTGNNTGASYKVDKVTPIPTSTVFASVNYGSTSAASTAFPISGGNLTLTLTDNTTSTCTRTPVTVTAPPTCSGVVPQADLELRKTSSSSVVRPGDAFSYTLTLVNKGPGTANGVVVRDLLPSGLTFVSATTSTGTYNNTTGLWTVGNIAPGTYTLTINVTVN
- a CDS encoding DUF11 domain-containing protein, producing the protein MIYLVISKRIFYLILFIGPPSLLGQSLNTILYDMVGPIYRSGAFGAPWGKHEAPLNGVPLSYDWADGARPGAWISGVQSGTYLGTTMWGQVYVQQGGSPETDFRVQIRNLAYYAYRNNQWELILSTPNNIGGTYFLEDFTANISPTGIRDESANGGGISVEMIPNYTFHWWNDRWPRAEMPLTATAVFARAEVRVIHNVNHSVDLTNVKVLAATGIDAYPTVTSTGQFITSLGIPRHKFVTPDWQYFTFYVAGNPMPATLNDFINEVNNRPLPPNVSASCDIVLPTTTIISTCNNNGTIGDQSDDYRTFSIIATGTGVAPTFQVTVSNGGTLTPTSGNFGSSSTFRLQNGSAGNGNTYTLTLTDTATSPCTTTATINDPGYCSSGPTCTTITNVATIIASSATDPDASNNEDTADVSSNCTSCSINTPTVTPTCSDNGTPSDPADDTFTFTISAAGTGVGANYKVDKISPAPTATLFPSLTYGTTPSAASPAFPISGGNLTLTLTDNTTATCTNTPVTVTAPPTCSNITPQADLELTKTASSPIVRPGEALTFTLTLVNKGPGTANGVVVRDVIPPSLTFVSATTATGSYNNATGLWTLGDLPPGTYTLTINVTVN